Proteins encoded within one genomic window of Diceros bicornis minor isolate mBicDic1 chromosome X, mDicBic1.mat.cur, whole genome shotgun sequence:
- the LOC131400288 gene encoding LOW QUALITY PROTEIN: protein FAM236D-like (The sequence of the model RefSeq protein was modified relative to this genomic sequence to represent the inferred CDS: deleted 2 bases in 1 codon), which produces MIFTPFLPPPDLNVKGQIKDTEEFVVSSDTMENPSNGTALHREPAGPQGSWRSWFQRALACFTKSFRGGYQTLGYRPRDPQTQTHERRSSPLRCHMPLLSRFSVAGPEINAGTLDCFCFCFSTM; this is translated from the exons ATGATCttcactcccttccttccacctcctgACCTG aatgtAAAAGGCCAGATTAAAGACACTGAGGAATTTGTTGTTTCGTCTGACACCATGGAGAACCCATCCAATGGCACAGCCTTGCACAGGGAGCCTGCTGGTCCCCAAGGGTCTTGGAGAAGCTGGTTCCAGAGAGCCTTGGCATGTTTCACCAAGTCCTTCAG GGGAGGATACCAGACACTTGGATAC AGACCACGGGACCCACAGACACAGACCCATGAACGACGATCAAGCCCCCTCCGCTGCCACATGCCCCTGCTTTCCCGTTTCTCGGTCGCTGGGCCTGAAATAAATGCTGGCACGCTTGACTGTTTTTGCTTCTGCTTTTCAACAATGTAA